In Pseudofrankia saprophytica, one genomic interval encodes:
- a CDS encoding alpha/beta hydrolase yields MTTATPPVPAPGAEPAPVGPPPPFDAEMAAIVESIAEFLPAAITPDMIPRLRGNGGVGPGLTNEDLARDGAFEVSEVSVPGPSGAPDVALLVCRPTPATIEAAGADPEAAQPVIYHSHGGGMIVGDFRTGLANILDWAQQLGLVAVSVEYRLAPEHPHPAPVEDCYAGLRWTADHAGEIGGDPDRLVLAGLSAGGGLSAALALLARDRGGPALAGQVLMSPMLDDRNDTPSAFQMTGRGVWDRSANETGWGALLGSARGGPGVSPYAAPARAADLSGLPPAYVDVGSAETFRDEDVAYASGIWRAGGQAELHVWPGGFHGFDMLAPQTALAREAKDARLLWLRRLLGR; encoded by the coding sequence ATGACGACCGCAACGCCGCCCGTCCCCGCGCCTGGCGCGGAGCCCGCGCCAGTCGGCCCGCCGCCGCCGTTCGACGCGGAGATGGCCGCCATCGTGGAGTCGATCGCCGAGTTCTTACCCGCGGCGATCACCCCGGACATGATCCCGCGGCTACGGGGCAACGGCGGGGTCGGCCCTGGCCTGACGAACGAGGACCTGGCCAGGGACGGGGCGTTCGAGGTCAGCGAGGTGTCCGTGCCCGGCCCGTCCGGGGCGCCGGACGTGGCGTTGCTCGTCTGCCGCCCGACGCCGGCGACCATCGAGGCGGCCGGCGCCGACCCGGAGGCCGCCCAGCCCGTGATCTACCACTCCCACGGCGGCGGGATGATCGTCGGGGACTTCCGGACGGGACTGGCGAACATCCTGGACTGGGCCCAGCAGTTGGGCCTGGTGGCCGTCTCGGTCGAGTACCGGCTCGCGCCCGAGCACCCGCACCCGGCGCCGGTCGAGGACTGCTACGCGGGCCTGCGCTGGACCGCCGACCACGCCGGCGAGATCGGCGGCGACCCCGACCGCCTCGTCCTCGCCGGCCTGTCCGCCGGCGGCGGGTTGTCCGCCGCGCTGGCGCTGCTCGCCCGCGACCGGGGCGGCCCCGCGCTCGCCGGCCAGGTGCTCATGTCCCCGATGCTCGACGACCGCAACGACACCCCGTCCGCGTTCCAGATGACCGGCCGCGGCGTCTGGGACCGCTCCGCCAACGAGACCGGGTGGGGCGCGCTTCTCGGCTCCGCACGCGGCGGGCCCGGCGTCTCCCCCTATGCCGCGCCGGCCCGGGCGGCGGACCTGTCCGGGCTGCCGCCGGCCTACGTCGACGTCGGCTCGGCCGAGACCTTCCGCGACGAGGACGTCGCCTATGCGAGCGGCATCTGGCGGGCCGGTGGGCAGGCCGAGCTGCACGTCTGGCCCGGCGGCTTCCACGGCTTCGACATGCTCGCCCCCCAGACGGCCCTCGCCCGCGAGGCCAAGGACGCCCGGCTGCTCTGGCTGCGCCGCCTGCTCGGGAGATGA
- a CDS encoding SGNH hydrolase domain-containing protein: MLLGLVAVVSRPDGGGDGGGRKVALWGDSLAWEAQGSFKAAVTAAGGTSLLVHTYGGTAPCDWLDDMRKQSRKWHPTVAVLSFSGNTGSRCMKNRDLVEAYREDVTKAVARLTRGGSHVLLVEAPPRLDQQVSDGGFTPLDQVWRDIAHDLPDTSVVPAGSEVTLPDGRFTWTLPCRPGEQCGPDGMVTVRSPDGVHFCPRQMAPVTPCPLPSAGADRYGRAMAAAAVAAIGPAPSPSGTPPASAHRSTLGVPSRPVRVTRLRPAPRRAGTRRGHRSARATADG; this comes from the coding sequence GTGCTGTTGGGACTGGTCGCGGTCGTCAGCAGGCCGGACGGGGGCGGCGACGGCGGAGGCCGGAAGGTGGCGCTGTGGGGGGACTCGCTGGCCTGGGAGGCCCAGGGGTCGTTCAAGGCGGCGGTGACCGCGGCCGGCGGCACGTCCCTGCTGGTCCACACGTACGGCGGCACGGCTCCCTGCGACTGGCTCGACGACATGCGCAAGCAGTCGCGCAAGTGGCACCCGACCGTGGCGGTACTGTCCTTCTCGGGTAACACCGGGTCGCGGTGCATGAAGAACCGCGACCTCGTCGAGGCCTACCGGGAGGACGTCACCAAGGCGGTCGCGCGGCTGACCCGGGGTGGCTCCCACGTCCTGCTGGTCGAGGCCCCGCCGCGGCTCGACCAGCAGGTCAGCGACGGCGGGTTCACCCCGCTCGACCAGGTCTGGCGCGACATCGCCCACGACCTGCCGGACACGAGCGTCGTGCCCGCGGGCAGCGAGGTGACCCTGCCGGACGGGCGGTTCACCTGGACGCTGCCGTGCCGCCCGGGCGAACAGTGCGGGCCCGACGGAATGGTGACGGTGCGCAGCCCCGACGGGGTGCACTTCTGCCCGCGCCAGATGGCGCCGGTGACACCCTGCCCGCTCCCGTCGGCCGGCGCGGATCGTTACGGGCGGGCGATGGCGGCGGCGGCCGTCGCCGCCATCGGCCCGGCTCCGTCGCCGTCGGGCACGCCGCCAGCCTCCGCCCACCGGTCCACGCTGGGCGTGCCGTCGAGGCCGGTCAGGGTGACGCGCCTGCGCCCGGCCCCGCGGCGTGCGGGCACGCGGCGCGGGCACCGGTCAGCGCGGGCGACCGCCGACGGATAG
- a CDS encoding M20/M25/M40 family metallo-hydrolase, whose protein sequence is MASDSTTYPGTPAGSGPLTTVTAAEVPSTGAQDEVVELCRDLLRIDSTNRGNGDGFERTIAEFVAAKLAEVGLEPTLLESEPGRTSVITRVEGADPSRPPLLIHGHLDVVAADPTEWTHHPFGGEEADGCLWGRGAIDMKDMDAMTLAVVRDLMRTGRKPPRDLVVAFVADEEAGGPLGASWLVNNHPGLFADCTEAISEVGGFSYTINDDLRLYLIQTAEKGMAWMKLTARGRAGHGSMLASDNAVTALAEAVTRVGRHRFPIVLTPTVHQFLDEVGEALGIEIDTDDLETTVAKLGALARMIGATISNTANPTQLNAGFKVNVIPGEATAGIDGRFLPGHEEEFIEQIDELIGLDIRREWVVLDRAVETPFEGPMVDAMAAALRAEDPGARAVPYMLSGGTDAKSFSRLGIRCFGFSPLRLPPDLDFSGMFHGVDERVPTDALRFGVRVLDRFLAAS, encoded by the coding sequence ATGGCGAGCGACTCGACAACCTACCCGGGGACACCGGCCGGATCCGGGCCCCTGACCACCGTGACCGCGGCGGAAGTGCCGAGCACGGGCGCGCAGGACGAGGTCGTCGAACTGTGTAGGGACCTGTTGCGGATCGACTCGACCAACCGTGGCAACGGCGACGGGTTCGAGCGCACGATCGCCGAGTTCGTCGCCGCCAAGCTCGCCGAGGTCGGCCTCGAACCGACGCTGCTGGAGTCGGAGCCTGGCCGCACCAGCGTCATCACCCGGGTCGAGGGTGCCGACCCGAGCCGCCCGCCGCTGCTGATCCACGGCCATCTGGACGTGGTCGCGGCCGACCCGACCGAGTGGACCCATCACCCGTTCGGCGGCGAGGAGGCCGACGGCTGCCTGTGGGGCCGCGGCGCGATCGACATGAAGGACATGGACGCGATGACGCTCGCCGTCGTCCGCGACCTGATGAGGACCGGCCGGAAGCCGCCGCGCGACCTGGTCGTCGCGTTCGTCGCCGACGAGGAGGCCGGTGGGCCGCTCGGCGCGAGCTGGCTGGTGAACAACCACCCCGGCCTGTTCGCCGACTGCACGGAGGCGATCAGCGAGGTCGGCGGCTTCTCCTACACGATCAACGACGACCTGCGGCTCTACCTCATCCAGACCGCCGAGAAGGGCATGGCCTGGATGAAGCTGACCGCGCGCGGCCGCGCCGGCCACGGCTCCATGCTCGCCTCGGACAACGCGGTGACGGCGCTCGCGGAGGCGGTCACCCGGGTCGGCCGGCACCGGTTCCCGATCGTGCTGACGCCGACCGTGCACCAGTTCCTCGACGAGGTCGGCGAAGCACTGGGCATCGAGATCGACACCGACGACCTGGAGACGACCGTCGCGAAACTCGGCGCGCTCGCGCGGATGATCGGCGCCACCATCAGCAACACCGCCAACCCCACCCAGCTGAACGCCGGCTTCAAGGTGAACGTGATCCCCGGCGAGGCGACGGCCGGCATCGACGGCCGGTTCCTGCCGGGCCACGAGGAGGAGTTCATCGAGCAGATCGACGAGCTGATCGGGCTGGACATCCGCCGCGAATGGGTGGTGCTCGACCGGGCCGTCGAGACGCCGTTCGAGGGGCCGATGGTCGACGCGATGGCCGCCGCGCTGCGCGCCGAGGACCCCGGCGCCCGCGCCGTGCCCTACATGCTCTCCGGCGGCACCGACGCCAAGTCGTTCTCCCGCCTCGGCATCCGCTGCTTCGGCTTCTCCCCGCTGCGTCTCCCGCCCGACCTGGACTTCTCCGGCATGTTCCACGGCGTCGACGAGCGCGTTCCCACCGACGCCCTCCGGTTCGGCGTCCGCGTCCTGGACCGCTTCCTCGCCGCCAGCTGA
- a CDS encoding NAD(P)-dependent alcohol dehydrogenase: protein MATVRVLAIPAVGANVEPATVERRDPRPDDVVIDIRYAGICHSDIHQANEDWGPVIFPMVPGHEITGVVAAVGDEVTAFAVGDRVGVGCFVDSCGTCEPCVAGLEQYCVAHPVATYNGRERDGTPTYGGYSERIVVRESFVLRIPDALALDAAAPLLCAGITTYSPLRHWKVGPGSRVAVVGLGGLGHMGVQLAHALGADVTVLSQTLAKEKDGLRLGADRYRATGDPATFDELRGSLDFILNTVSASLDLDAYLSLLRLDGTMCNVGGPDEPQNHFAYSLIQTRRNLAGSNVGGIRETQEMLDFCAEHGIAAEIELIGAGDVNIAYERVLASDVRYRFVIDIATLT from the coding sequence ATGGCCACCGTACGTGTACTTGCCATCCCGGCCGTGGGCGCGAACGTCGAGCCTGCCACCGTCGAGCGCCGCGACCCGCGCCCGGACGACGTCGTCATCGACATCAGGTACGCGGGGATCTGCCACAGCGACATCCACCAGGCCAACGAGGACTGGGGCCCGGTGATCTTCCCGATGGTGCCCGGCCACGAGATCACCGGCGTCGTCGCGGCAGTCGGCGACGAGGTCACGGCGTTCGCGGTCGGTGACCGGGTGGGTGTCGGCTGTTTCGTCGACTCCTGCGGGACCTGTGAGCCGTGCGTGGCGGGCCTGGAGCAGTACTGCGTCGCCCATCCGGTGGCGACGTACAACGGCAGGGAGCGCGACGGCACGCCCACCTATGGCGGCTACAGCGAGCGGATCGTCGTGCGTGAGTCGTTCGTGCTGCGCATTCCGGACGCGCTGGCGCTGGACGCCGCCGCGCCGCTGCTGTGCGCGGGGATCACGACCTACTCGCCGCTGCGGCACTGGAAGGTCGGACCCGGCTCTCGGGTGGCCGTCGTCGGCCTGGGCGGGCTCGGGCACATGGGCGTGCAGCTCGCGCACGCGCTGGGCGCCGACGTCACCGTGCTGAGCCAGACGCTGGCCAAGGAGAAGGACGGCCTGCGCCTGGGCGCCGACCGCTACCGGGCGACCGGCGACCCGGCGACGTTCGACGAGCTGCGGGGAAGCCTCGACTTCATCCTGAACACGGTGTCGGCCAGCCTCGACCTGGACGCGTACCTGTCGCTGCTGCGCCTGGACGGGACGATGTGCAACGTCGGCGGCCCGGATGAGCCGCAGAACCACTTCGCCTACTCGCTGATCCAGACGCGGCGCAACCTCGCCGGCTCGAACGTCGGCGGCATCCGCGAGACCCAGGAGATGCTCGACTTCTGCGCCGAGCACGGCATCGCCGCCGAGATCGAGCTGATCGGCGCCGGCGACGTCAACATCGCCTACGAGCGGGTCCTGGCCAGCGACGTCCGCTACCGCTTCGTCATCGACATCGCCACGCTCACCTGA